CCTGGATGCCGAGGGTCGGCAGGTGTTGCTGGCCCATGAGCAGTCCCACCATCGCCACCGCCATCCCTGGTGGAATTTGGCCGCCGACCTGGCTGCCGGGCTCAATCCGCTGCTCCGTCCCACCGCCGTCGCCGTCCGGCAGGCCACCGAACGGTGGGCCGACGAGGACGCGGCGCTGACGTGTGAGCGGCGGTGTGTGGCGGCAACGATCGCTCAGGTCGCGCTGCTGAGCATGGAGTCGAGGAGACCTGCGGCGGCCGCGGCTGCCGGAGGGCTGGTGCCGGCGCGAGTTCAAGCTCTGCTGCGTCCGCCGCCCCGACTGCGGGTCCGCCACCTTGCCCCGGCGCTCACGCTCGTGCTCGCCGTCGTCGTCGGCTCGCTCACCGTCTGGCACGACGGGGAATGCCTCTTCGAGCAGGCCGCACAGGCCCCGGATGCGGTCCGGGTCGTCTCGCCTGCGGCACGTTAGCTCTAGGGAACTACGACGTCTCAACGTAGGATTATTTGCGTGGCGTTCACTCTCGCGTTGGTTGCGCGCCCAGTCGCCGGGTGCCATCGCGGTTAGCGTCAGCCAGTCCACTCATCTCGCTCATGGAAGCAGTTGACATGCGACGCACCGCTATCGTCAGCGCCGCCACCGCCCTTGTGGTGGTCGGTGCAATCACCCTGTCCGCCGGCTCGTCGCCGGCGGCTGCGGGCGAGATGGCTTCCCGGCCGCTCGGCCGGTACCAGCATCTCGTCGTGATCTACGAGGAGAACCACAGCTTCGACAACCTGTACGGGCTGTGGGGCAAGGTCGGCAACCAGAAGGTCAACGGCCTGCCGCAGGCGTCCGCCGGCACGACCCAGGTGGACCAGTCCGGCAACCCGGTCGCCTGCCTCGTGCAGAACGACGCCAACCTCGTCACGACCACCACCCAGGTCAAGTGGCTGGACGGCACGAGTCATCCCGGTCTGCAGTCGCCGTCGTGCTCGAGCACGACCTCCCGCGGCGCGACCTTCGACAGCCACTTCTCGTCGAGCTCCCCGTTCTCGATCAACGACTACATCACGCCTGGGGACAAGACCTGCGCACCGCCCACGGCATTCGCCGCGAACGGTGTCGAGAAGGGTGACCCGCAGGGGCTGCCGGGCGGATGCACCCGGGACATGGTGCACCGCTTCTACCAGGAGCAGTACCAGCTCGACTCCGGCAAGCAGGACCGCTACTCCACCGGCAGCGACTCCGCCGGGCTGACCCAGGGGTACTACGACACCACGCAGCTGCCGGTCTACCAGTACCTGCACGGCTCCGGCGCGCCCAACTACGTGGTCGCGGACAACTTCTTCCAGGCGGCGTTCGGCGGATCGTTCCTCAACCACCAGTTCCTCATCGCCGGGCAGGCACCGCAGTGGGACACCGCGCAGAAGCCGGTGCCGGCGGGTAAGAACAGCGTCCTCGACGCCGCGGGCTTCCCGAACAAGACCTATCCGCTGTACCAGCCGGATCCGGCGGTGGCCTAC
This sequence is a window from Micromonospora sp. NBRC 110009. Protein-coding genes within it:
- a CDS encoding alkaline phosphatase family protein, which translates into the protein MRRTAIVSAATALVVVGAITLSAGSSPAAAGEMASRPLGRYQHLVVIYEENHSFDNLYGLWGKVGNQKVNGLPQASAGTTQVDQSGNPVACLVQNDANLVTTTTQVKWLDGTSHPGLQSPSCSSTTSRGATFDSHFSSSSPFSINDYITPGDKTCAPPTAFAANGVEKGDPQGLPGGCTRDMVHRFYQEQYQLDSGKQDRYSTGSDSAGLTQGYYDTTQLPVYQYLHGSGAPNYVVADNFFQAAFGGSFLNHQFLIAGQAPQWDTAQKPVPAGKNSVLDAAGFPNKTYPLYQPDPAVAYNDGVLTQACGQATTVAGFACGNYAVNTMQPSWQPSAGGANVLPGINDVDPAKPYYETNIGDELSAKNVSWNWYAGGWDAANAGHPDPLFQYHHQPFNYFQNYAPGMPGRQHLKDEKDFLAAAGAGTLPAVSFVKPAGEENEHPGYASTDNGESHLVDLLKAILDGPDGKDTLVVVTYDEFGGSWDHVAPPGQGTNGAEGPSDQYGPGTRIPALIIGGGFERSGVDHQAHDTTSILATIERSYGLAPLSGRDAQVTDLRHALLVGGDRPGN